The Achromobacter spanius genome includes the window CCAGGCGCAAGGCTGTGCTGCTCTTTCCCACGTTTACCCTTGTCGTCTAATTATTGGCGGCGCGGCCATGGCCACGCCTGCGCTGTTCTGCCGCATTCTAGGGGATAGTGGCGGCGGCGACCTCTTAGAAAATCTAACGCCATGCCTTAAAAAACACTGCTGGTCGCTAGCCGGGTGCGTTCCTATGATGCCGTGAACCCAAGCAGGAACGGACTATGGCATCGATCACGGTAGACGGCATCGCCAAGACTTTTGGCGGACAGCAGGTGTTGCGCAATTTGTCGCTGCACATTCCCGACGGCGCGTTCTACACGCTGCTGGGTCCCAGCGGCTGCGGCAAGACCACCTTGCTACGCTGTATAGCAGGCTTTTACGCGCCCGACGGCGGCCGGCTCCTGTTCGACCAGGACGACGTCACCCATGTTTCCGCGCACCGCCGCGACATCGGCATGGTGTTCCAGGACTATGCGCTGTTCCCCGACAAGAGCGCCTTCGACAACGTGGCCTATGGCCTGCGTGCGCGCGGCGTGGCTCGCGCAGAAACCACGCGGCGCGCCAACGAAGCGCTGGACAAGGTCGGGCTGCTCTCATTGGCCGACCGCTACCCCGCCCAGATGAGCGGCGGCCAACGCCAGCGCGTGGCCTTGGCCCGCGCGCTGGTGATTCGGCCGCGCGTGCTGCTGATGGATGAACCGCTCTCCAACCTGGACGCCAAGATGCGCTTGCAGATGCGCGACGTCATTCTGGATCTGGTGCGCGAGGCCGGCATCACGACCGTCTTCGTCACGCACGACCAGGAAGAAGCGCTGGCGATGTCGGACCGCATCGCGATCATGGACCACGGCAATATCGCGCAACTGGGCACGCCCGAGGAACTCTACGGCACGCCGGTCAACGCCTACGTGGCGGACTTCATCGGTTCGGCCAACGTGATCCCGGTGCCGGCGCAGACCGGCCTGGCGGGCGCGCCGGAAGGACACGTGCGCTACGAATTGTGTGGCCTGCGTTTTGACGGCGTACAGGGCAGCGCGCAACTGGACGCCAGCGGCGTGTTGATTGCCCGCCCGGAAGAGCTGGCGCTGATGGCGCCCGCGCCCTACGTTCCCAACACCCTGCCCGGCAAGGTGCTGCGCCGCCAGTACCTGGGCTTCAAGACCGCGTACCGCATCGCGCTGGACAACGGCACTGAGATCCGCGTCGAGCTGCACGCCGGCAATATGGTGGCGCAGTTCCAGCCCGGGCAAGCCGTGCAGGTGCTGATCCCCGCCGACAGCCGCGTCGTGAACGCCTGAGGACGCGCCCGCCATGAAAATCAAATGGTGGCCCTGGGGCATCCTGACCGCAATCTGCCTGGTCCTGCTGCTGTTCTTCGTGCTGTATCCGCTGGGCGTGCTGTTCGGCAACAGCGTCACGGGCCAGGACGGTGGCTTTTCCCTGGAAGGCTTCAAGGCCTTGCTGGCCGATTCCCAATACCTGGAGGCCTTCGGCAACACGCTCATCCTGGGCCTGGCGGTGACCACCTGCACCGTGCTGGTGGGCGTGCCGTTCGCCTATCTGGTGGCGCGCTACGACTTCCCCTTGAAGAACCTGGTGGCGATACTGCCGGTACTGACCATCGTGATTCCGGAAATCATCGTGGGCCAGTCCTGGCTGCTGCTGTTGGGCAACAACGGCCTGTTGACCAACCTGCTGGGCGACGTGGGCATCTCGCTGCCGTCCTTCTACGGCTGGACGGGCATGGTGTTTTCCATGACGCTCGTCTACTACACCTACATTTATCTTGGCGTGCTGGCCGCGCTGCGCGGCTTTGATGGCCAGTTGGAAGAAGCCGGACTCAGCCTGGGCACGCCGCCCTTGCTGACCCGCTTGCGCGTGCTGGTGCCGGTGCTGCTGCCGGCGGTGCTGGTGAACGCGCTGGTGGTGTTCACGCTGGTGGTCGGCAACTTTGCGCTGGCGATGCTGCTGGGCAGCCGCGTGCCGCTGCTGTCGGTCATGACGTACAACACCTTCGTCAGCGAAATGGGCGGCAGCCCCACGCTGCAAAGCGCCATGTCGGTGGTGTCGATCGCCATCGTCGCCATCGTGCTGTTCATTCAGAAGCGCGTTGTGGAACGCAAGGTCTACACGATGACGCAAGGCCGCGCCCCGGCCGCGGTGCGGGTGCGTTCGTGGACGGCGGTGTTGTATGCGGGTGGCGTGGGGCTGGTGATCCTGGTGTCGATGCTGCCGCTCATCATCGTCTTCATCGCCGCCTTCACCAAGACCAGCGGGCCCGTCATGCAATGGGGCCAGTGGTCGCTGGCCAGCATGCAACGCGCCGTGCATGGCGCGCCCGAACCCATTTTGAATTCACTGAAGTTCGCCTCGTTGGCCACCATGCTGGGCGTGGCCTTCGCGGTGCTGGTCAGTTATCTGACCATCAAGAAGCGCAACGCGTTCACGCAGGTGCTGGACTACATCGTCGTGCTGCCGCTGACCATTTCCGGCACGGTGCTGGGCATTGCGCTGGTGCAGACCTTCAACACGGGCTGGCTGGTGCTGGCGGGAACCTCCGGGATCATGGTGCTGTGCTACACGGTGCGCCGCCTGCCCTTCGCGGTGCGCAATGCATCGTCGGTGCTATTCAACATTCCGGACTCGATCGAGGAAGCGTCGATCAGCCTGGGCGTGTCGCCCCTGATGACGTTTTTCAAGGTGATCCTGCCCGCCATGAAGGCGTCGATCATCTCGGCCGCGATCCTGATGTGGCTGACGACGATATCCGAGCTGTCGGCCTCCATCGTGGCCTACAGCGGCGGCCTGGAAACCATGCCCATCGCCATCTTCCGTCAGGTTGACGGCGGCAGGCTGGGCATGGCGTCGGCCTATGGCGCGGCGCTGGTCACGGTGATCGTGCTGCCCATCATCGTGTCGGTCAAGACGTTCCGCATCAAGCTGTTCTCCGGCAAATAACCCCCTCGACCCAAAGGCTCTCCATGCAACTCAAGCACCTGATCCAGACCAGCGTTTTGGCCGCCTCCCTGGCCGCCGGCGCCGCGCACGCGCAAAACGTCGTGCTCTATTCGTCGAACAACACGGAAACCATCGAGACCGCGCTGGATGCCGTGAAGAAGGCGAACCCCAAGCTGAACGTGCAGCCCGTCACGGGCGGCACCGGCACGATGATGAAGCGCATCGAGGCCGAATCGCAGAATCCGCGCGGTGATCTTTTCTGGAGCGGCGGCTTTGGGACGCTGGGCGCCTACCGCCAGCAATTGCAGCCCTATCGCCCCGCCGACCTGGACAAGATTCCCGCCGAATTCCGTGGCCCCGACGACCTGTGGGTGGGCACGAACGTGCACGTGATGGTGATGATGGTCAACGAACGCCAGTTGAAGGGCCTGCCCGCGCCCGCCACCTGGTCGGACCTGATGCAGCCCCAATGGAAGAACAAGTTCGCCATTACCGATCCGTCCAAGAGCGGCACGGCGTACATGCTGGTGTACGGCCTGTACAAGCAATTCGGACAGGCCGGCCTGGACAAGATCGCGGCCAACGCCGTGGTCACCGCGTCGTCGGGCACCACCTACAAGGGCGTGGCCGCGGGGGAGTACGCCGTGGGCATGACGCTGGAATACGCCGCGCAGGAATATGTGGCCGGCGGGCAAAAGGAAATCAAGCTCGTCTATCCGACCGAAGGCAGCTACCTGGCGCCGGAAGGCATGTTCATCATCAAGGGCGCCAAGAACCTGGACGCGGCAAAAGCCCTGTACGACGGCCTCTTGAGCAAGGAATCGCAGGAAGCGCAGTTGGTGAAGAACTTTCGCCGGCCCACGCGCACCGACGTGGCCGTGGCCAGCCTGACCACCCTGCCCGACCTGAAGACCATCAAGATCTTCCCCGTCAGCCAGGAAGCGGCCGCCACCGACTATGAATCGGTGGTGGCGGCCTGGAACCAGGCGGTGGCCAAGGCGAAGTAAGAACGGGGCCGGGGCCGGCCGGCTCGGGGCGTATCAGTCGCCCTGCACCATCCGGCCCGCGGCCAGCACAAGCTGACGGCCGCATCGGGCCGCCAACTGCGGATCGTGGGTCACCAGCACCAGCGTGGTGCCGTGCTCGCGGTGCAGGTCGAACATCAGGTCGATGACGGTGACGCCGGTGGCGGCATCCAGGCTGCCGGTGGGCTCATCGGCGAACAACAGGTCGGGCTGCACCACAAAGGCGCGCGCCAGCGACACCCGCTGCTGCTCGCCGCCCGACAAGGTGCGGGGGTAATGATGCAGGCGCGCACCCAGTCCCACGCGCTCAAGCATGGCCTGCGCGGCCTCGCGCGCGGATTGCCCGGCCAGTTCCAGCGGCAGCATCACGTTTTCCAGCGCCGTCAGGTTGGGCAGCAACTGAAACGACTGGAACACGAAGCCCACATGATTGGCGCGCAAGCGCGCGCGGCCGTCTTCATCCAGGGCGAACAGGTCCTGCCCGGCCAGATGCACGCTGCCCACGCTGGGAACATCCAGCCCGGCCAATAGTCCCAACAACGTGGACTTGCCCGAACCGGAGCTTCCGGTGATGGCGACGGCGCTGCCGGCCTGCACCGTAAAATCAATTCCTTCCAGGATAGACAGCGTCCCGCCGGCATCGGCTACCCGCTTGCCCAGCCCTTTCACCTCGATCGAATTCTTGCTATCCATGCGCCTATTTTCCCTTCTGCATCTAACGTCCGCCTTGGCGATTGCCGTCGTGGCCCTTCCCGCCCACGCTCAGACCGCCCCGACGGCCGAGGGTTCCGCATCGCGCACCTTGCTGGTGGTGGGCGACAGCCTGTCCGCCGAATACGGCATCAAGCGCGGCACGGGTTGGGTGCCCTTGCTGTCCGCTCGGGTTTCCGAACAATACCCCAAGTACCAGGTCGTCAATGCCAGCATCAGCGGCGACACCACCAGCGGCGGCATAGCGCGCCTGCCGGCGCTGCTGCGCCAGCACGCACCCGCCGTGGTCGTGCTGGAACTGGGCGCCAATGATGCATTGCGCGGCTTGCCATTGTCGATGACCGAGCAAAACCTGCGCGCCATGACGCAGGCCGCCAAGCAGGCCAAGGCGGAAGTGCTGATCGTGGGCATGCAGATTCCGCCCAACTATGGCCGCGATTACTCGCAGCGCTTCGCCCAACTGTTTTCCACGGTCGCCAAAGACGAAAAAGCCCGGCTCGTGCCCTTCCTGATGGAAGGTATTGCAACGAACCGGGCGATGTTCCAGGCTGACGGCATCCATCCTAACGAGGATGCCCAGCCCCAACTGCTGGACAACGTATGGCCGACGCTGCGGCCATTGCTGAACTAGGGCGGGTCTAAGGGCAGGTCTAAGGGCGGATCAGCCCTCTGCCTGCGGCTGATCGCCGCGAATGACGTCAGCGGCGCCGGGCAGTACTTGCACCTTGTACTGTTCACGCAGCATCTTCAGCATTGCTTCGATTTCGGCCTGACCCAGGCCGCCCGACAACTGCTGCGCCAGGCGGGCCTTGGCAGCCTCGTCAACCGTACCGGCTTCAACCTTTTCCAGGCGAACCAGCGTGTAGTCGTCACCCGACTGAACACCGACATAGCCCGGCAACGGCGTCGAAGGCAGGCGCATCGCGGCGTCCACGACGGGTTGCGGCAGATCCTTGGGGTCCTGGCGCGAGACCACCACGGCGGGCGCGAAGCCTTCCGGTGCGGCGGACGGGTTGGCCTTGTCGGCCGCCAGCGCCGCTTCGCCGGCCTTCTTGGCGGCTTCTGCAGAACGCTCTTGGATCAAGCGCGAACGAATCGAATCGCTGACCTTGTCCAGGGGCGGCACATGGGCCGGTTCCAGATTGGCGACGCGCACGGCCATCATGACGGCGGGCGACAGCTCAATGACGCCGGAGTTCTGCTTTTCGCGCAGCACGTCGGGCGAGAACAGAATCTGGCGCACGCGCGGGTTGTCCAGCAGTTCGGCGTCGGGGCTGTCGGCGGCGGAACCCGGGCCTGCCTTGTCGGCGGGCAAGAGACCTTCGCGGGTCACGCCCGAGGCGGTACGCAGCTTCAGGCCCACGGCATCCGCGGCGGGTTGCAGGCTGTCGCGCTGGTCATAGACCTGCTTGTTCAACTGGCTGGCCATTTCCGAGAAATGCACGGCGGCAAGCTGCTTGCGCACTTCGCCGGTGATCTGGTCCTTGACCTCGGCCAGCGGCTTGATGGCAGCGGGCTGGATCTCGGTGACCTTGATGATGTGCAGGCCCGACGGGCTTTCGACAACACCCGACACCTGGTCCTTGGCTTGGCTGAAGATGGCCTTTTCCAGCGGACCGGTCAACATGCCCGGCGCCAGCCAGCCCAGATCACCGCCCTTGGCGGCCGAACCCGAGTCTTGCGAATTCTTGGTGGCCAGTTCGGCGAACTTGGCCGGGTCGGCAGCCGCCTGCTTGGCCAGGTCTTCGGCCTTGGCGCGAGCGGCCTTGCGGGCCTCTTCCGACGCGCCAGGGGCCAATTCAATCATGATGTGGCTGGCGCGGCGGCGCTCGGGTTGACCAAAGCGGTTCTTGTTTTGCTCGTAGTAGGACGCCAGGTCTTCGTCCTTGACCTGGATGCCCTGCGTGGCGGCGGCTTCATCCAGCACCAGGTATTGCACTTGAACCTGTTCGGGAATCTGCAGTTGCTGCTTGTTGGCGTCGTACCAGGACTGGATGTCGGCGGGCGACACGGTCACTTGCGAGCGATAGTCTTCAGCCGCGAAACGGCGCAGTTGCACGGTGCGCTGCTGCGTCAACGCCGTTTCCAGCGAGGCGACGACTTCGGCGGGCGCGCCGGCGGAACCGCCCACGGGGTCCAGCACGCGGCCAACGGCCAGGTCACGGCGCAAGCCAGCTTCAAACGAGGTCGGCGACATGCCTTGCGCCACCAGCACCTGGCGATAGCGTTCGGGCGAGAAGCGGCCGTTGTCCTGGAACTGGGGAATGGCGGCGATGGTGTTGCGCAGCGTTTCGTCGGACACCGTGAAGCGGTTGTCGACGGCAACGTTGGCCAGCAGTCGTTGGTTGATCAGCTGGTTCAGCAGGTTTTCGCGCAAGGCGGGCGTGTCAACGACGGCGGGGTCGAAGCGAGCGCCCTGGCGTTGCTGTATCTGCGCCAGTTGGTCGCGATGCGCCTGATCAAACTCGGCGCGCGAAATCGGCTGGCCGGCGACCGTCGCCAACTCAGGCTCTTGGCGCATGAAGCTGTCATAGCCTTGAATTCCGACGAGGAAGAAGGACGGCACAATCAGAAGCAGCAGGATGAGCTGCATCCAGCGCCGATGGCTGCGAATTAATTCGAACATGGAATCCCTGTTGCCGCGCTCCGGGGGTGTCCACCCGAAGCCGCACGAAAACGCAAAAAAAAGGGCGAACTGGATTCGCCCCATTCCCATACCGGTCAATACCGGATCAGCGGGCGGATTTTAGCATTTCTCACTCGCATGGGGCCTTTAGATTCTCTTCAGATTATTCCGGGTCGCCCGCCCCCTTGCGCCCCACCGGGCCAATCAGCCCTCTGCCGCGCGCCCAGGCTGCCAATTGCCCTGGGGCGGAGGCTGAAGCCCCGGGAATCGGCTGCCAAGAAGGAGTATCCTTGCAACCCTGTCCCCAAGAACCCCAAGCAACACCAAAATGACCGCAGAACTCCCCTCCTGGCCCTATTCCCGTTACATCGCGCACCGCGGCGGCGGTCGATTGGCGCCGGAGAACACCTTGGCCGCCATGCGCGTGGGCGCCGCGCACGGGTTCACGATGTTCGAATACGACGTGAAACTCAGCCGCGACAACGTGCTGGTGCTGATGCACGACGACAACGTCGACCGCACCTCCAACGGCACGGGCCCGGCGGCCGCCAAGCCCTACGCGGAACTGGCGCAACTGGACTTCGGGGCCTGGCACTCGGCCGCTTACGCCGGTGAACCGCTGCCCACCCTGGCCGCCGTGGCCCGTTACACGGTTGCCAACCACATCGCCAGCAACGTCGAGATCAAGCCCTGCCCCGGCCGCGAAGCCGAAACCGGCGCCGCCGTGGCGCTGGCCTGCAAGCAACTGTGGCAAGACGCCGGCACGCCTCCACTGCTGTCCTCATTTGCCGAAGAAGCCCTGCAAGCGGCGCTGGAAGCCGCCCCCGAATTGCCGCGCGCCCTGCTGGTGGAAAAGGTACCCGCCGACTGGTGCGAACGCCTTGCCAAGTACAAGTGCGTGGCGCTAAACATCAACCAACAAGACGCAACCCGCGAACTGATCGATGCCGTGCATGCCGCCGGCTATCGGATCGCGGCCTGGACCGTCAATGACCCCGAACGCGCCCGCTTGCTGCTGGACTGGGGCATCGACGGCATTTTCACCGACGAGCTGGCCGCCATCCGGCCCGCCGCCTGAGGCAGAACGCCCCGTGTTCAGTTACCGCCACGCCTTCCACGCCGGCAATCACGCCGACGTGCTCAAGCACGCCATCCTGGTCCACACCCTGGACTACTTCAACAAAAAAGACGCGCCCTATTGGGTCGTGGACACCCACGCCGGCGCCGGCCTCTACAACCTGGAGAGCGACTGGGCAAACAAGACGTCCGAATTCGAGGGCGGCATCGGCCGCCTGTGGGACGCCAAGGATCTGCCCCCGCTGTTGGCCGACTACGTTGCACGCATCCGCGACTACAACACCAATGGCCGCCTGAAGCGCTATCCCGGTTCGCCGTGGCTGGCGCTGGACGTGATGCGCCCGTCCGACCGCCTGCGCCTGTTCGAAATGCACCCGACCGAGATCGACACCCTGGTCGTCAACCTGGAACACCAGGGCCGCACGGCGCAGCGCCAGACCACTATCTACGGCGACGACGGCTTCGAGGGCGTGAAGGCCCTGCTGCCGCCGCCCACGCGCCGGGGCATGGTGCTGATCGACCCGTCGTACGAAGACAAGCACGACTATCGCCGCACGCTGATTACCGTCAAGGAATGCGTGAAGCGCTTCGCCACCGGCACCATCGCCATCTGGTACCCGCTGGTACAACGCCGCGAGGCCAGCGAAATGGCGCGCCATTTTGAAAACTTGAAGGTCAAGAGCTGGCTGCACGCCACGCTGACCGTCAAGAAGGCTACCATCGACGGCTACGGCCTGCACGGCAGCGGCATGTTCCTGATCAACCCGCCGTGGACCCTGCACGAAGGCTTGAAGCAAGCCATGCCCTACCTCGCCCGCGAACTGGGCGAGGACGAACGCGCCGGCTTCACTCTGCAATACCGCGAAAACCCATTCCCGGTGCCGAAGAAGCAGTCGGACGACTAAGGGCGCCACGCATCAAAGACAATGGCCCGATCCTGATGGATCGGGCCATTTTTTATCGGGGCGCCGCAGCCGCCTAGGCAGCCGAATCTAAGCGGTTGAGCGCCGCTTTTCCGCCTGACGGGCGATCTCGACGGCGTCCGCAATATTCATTTCCAGTGGACGAACGTTGCCCACAAAACCGGGCAAGGCGTCGCGCGCGCGCGCTTCGATGGCGGCAGCCGTCGTCAAGCCGTGCTCGACAAGCGCAGCGATATCGCCCCGATCATTGGCAGAAAGCCGCGATATCTTGCTGACTGCCAGGTCAACCGGGGACAGAATGTAGATGTCGAAATAATCGACGCCAAGCGGAACCCGTACCGCATCATCCAGGTAGTCCTCGTGCATGAGGGCAAAGGTTGAGTTGTATTGCGCGTCGAAGTGCAACCACAGAGGACGCCCCCCCGGGCCCGGCACCTCAATGCCCAGATCCTGGGGCAGATAAAGGCGCGCGCCGAATTCGGCATCGACGTCCATCGTGACCCGTTGCGCGGTGTATAGATGCACGGCAATGCCGCCGGCAATCGTGGCCTTGATCGGCTTGTCCCGCAGTTCCAATCGCGCCTGAAGCTCGACAAAAAGAGCTTTAAGACCCTTGGCAAGATCAGTATCCGTATGGAATTTCAAGCGGGACGCGGGCGCGTTCAAAGCGCTTCTCGTTGCAGTTGGACGGCGAGCATATCGCGTAGCCGATTGATCGTCAGGATATGACCCTTGCCCATTAATTCAGCCAAGGTCGCTGGGGCTTGGGTATGCGTCGTGAAATAACGCTCGCTGGCAGACCACAGTGAATTCGCGCCCGAGGGGTTAGCAGATTCCAGCGACATCGCGGCGAAGCGGAAAACACTAGCCTCGGCGCGGGTACGCGCCACCCGCGCGCGGCCTTTGACAACGCGGGCGCAACGGTCAAGCATTTTTTGTTCCCGATCGCGAGGGTCCATGGCCGGCTCCTGTGAATGGCGGGGTCATTTTACCGTCCAGATACCCTCCATGTTCGCCGCGCCTTCGAATTCGGACGAAGTCCCGCCTGGGTGCGGGGGGCCAGCGCCCCCCTTGCCCGCGTTAAACCGTCTCTTTTTCCGACGTCTCGTTGCGCAGCGATTCGCGGGCGGCGGCGAGTTTCGCGGCCGCGTCGCGCAGCGCCGTGCGCAGCCCCTCTTCGATGACGGGGTGGTAGAACGGCATTTCCAGCATGCGCGCCACAGTCAGCTCCTGCTGTACGGCCCAGGCCAGCAAGTGGCCGATGTGCTCGGCGCTGGGGCCGACCATTTCGGCGCCCAGGAAACGGCCCGACGCGATGTCGGCGTACACGTGCAGCATGCCCTTGTTCTTCAGCATGACCCGCGAACGGCCCTGGTCGCTGAAGTCCACTTCGCCCACCACAAAGGTGCCGGGAATCAGGCGGCCGTAGCCCTGGCCCGCCAAGGCAATCTGCGGGTCGGAGAACACCACGGCCAACGGCGCGCGGCGCAGGCCCTTGCGCAGTTCGGGAAAGCGCGCGGCGTTTTCGCCGGCGATGCGGCCTTCGTCCGCGGCTTCGTGCAGCAAGGGTGCGTCGGCGTTGGCGTCTCCGGCGATGAAGATGGCGGAATCGCCGGCTTGCATCGTTTCGCGATCGAACACCGGCACGCCGTGCACGTTCAGTTCCAGCGACGTGTTTTCCAGGCCCAGGCCGTCCACGTTGGCGCGGCGGCCGGTCGCGACCAGCGCGTAGTCGAAGCGTTCGATGCGCTCGCTGTTGTCCAGCGTGATATAGCGCACTTCCACCTCGTCACCCACCCGCGTGGTTTCCAGCACGCGAGCGTCCGGATCCAGGTAGAACTCGCGCTGGAAGATCTTGCGGGCGCTATGCCGCACTTGCGGGTCGCTGATGCCACCCAGGCTGCCGCTGACCCCGAAGACCCGCACCTCAACGCCCAAACGCGCCAGTGCCTGGCCCAGTTCCAGCCCGATCACGCCAGGCCCGAACACCGCCACGCGGCGGGGCAAGTCGTCCCAGGCGAAGACGTCGTCATTCACCACCAGGCGATCGCCCAGCGCACGAAACGGCGGCGGCACCGAGGGCCGTGAACCCGTGGCGATGACCACGCGCGAGGCATGCACTTCCGTGTGCTCGTCCACCCGCAACACCGTATCCGAGATAAAGCGCGCATAGCCGCGCAGCTTGTCTTCAGCGGGAATATTCTCGACGCCTTCAAGCACGAAGCCCACGAAGCGGTCGCGTTCGCGCTTGACGCGGTCCATCACCTCGACGCCATCCACCGAGATATCGCCCCCGACGTGTACGCCGAAGGCTTCGGTATGCGCCGCGTTGTGGGCGGCTTCGGCGGCGGCGATCAGCAGCTTGGACGGCATGCAGCCAACACGGGCGCAAGTGGTGCCATAGGGGCCGCCTTCAATAATCAGAGCGCGCTTGCCCGCGGCTTTCGCGGCGCGATAAGCGGCCAGACCGGCAGTGCCGGCGCCGATGACAGCGATATCGGTATGCAGAGTTTTCATGATTGGGGTCCCCTGTTGCGGGTAGCAAAAAGAATTCAAAGGCGAGTTCCGCCTTGTTGCGCATCCTCGGGACGAACACCGTCCGGCGGCGCCGGTCACGGGCCGCATAAGGCATGCATTAAGGGTGCGTAAAAAGGGAAGCTCGTGCCGGGAAAAACCAGGCGGTCAACGCGCAACCGCCTGACTCCACCGGCCGGACGCGGGGATTGCCCCTGCCCGGCCGCCAGCCAATAACCTTTAGGCGAAGTGAGCCTTCAGGTCTTCCAGGCCGCCGATCAGCGCGCCGTTGATGAACACCTGGGGAGCAGTGCCCTTGCCGGACACAGCACCGATCACTCGGCCACGAACCTTGTTTTCCAGCGGGATTTCGATCGGGGCATAGCCCTTTTCATCCAGCAGCGCCTTGGCTTCCACGCAGAACGGGCAGCCCGGCTTGGAGAACACGACCACTTGGTCAGGCTTCTTGGCCGTCGGCGCAATGTGCGCCAGCATCGTGTCGGCGTCCGACACTTCAAACGGGTCGCCTTCCTTTTCCGGTTCGATGAACATCTTCTGCACGACGCCGTCCTTCACCAGCATCGCATAGCGCCAGCTACGCTTGCCGAAGCCCAGGTCGCTCTTGTCGACGAGCATGCCCATGCCTTCCGTGAAGGCGCCGTTACCGTCGGGCAACAACGTGATGTTGGCCGATTCCTGGTCCTTTGCCCATTCGTTCATGACGAAGGTGTCGTTGACCGACACGCAGACAATGCTGTCAACGCCGGCGGCGAAGAACGCGGGAGCCAGTTCGTTGTAGCGCGGCAGGTGCGTGGACGAGCAGGTCGGCGTGAAAGCGCCGGGAAGCGAGAAGACGACAACCGTCTTGTTCTTGAACAGATCGTCGGTTGTGACCTTCTTCCACGTGTTGTCCTCACGGACGGGGAACGTTACGTTCGGAACACGTTGGCCTTCGCGGTTTTGCAGCATTCAAATCTCTCCTTGGGTAGCGGGGTTTGTTTAACCACCATGGAAAGAATCATAAACGCTGGCTATCGATAAAACAAATTTAATAAACTAAATTGATTGATAGCATTTAACAATGAAGGAATAGATTTCGGAAAGCGGCATCTATCATAGCCGCCTTCCAACGTTCCGATGTGGCTTACACCCGGGCCGGCTCGTAACCTGCTTCGCGGATGGCGGCTTCGACCTTATCGGCCTGATCCGTGCCCGTCACCGTGACGCGGTGCGACGCCACGTCGGCAGCGACCGTGGCGCCGGGAACGGCCTGGCTTACCGCGCTGGTGATGCTCTTGACGCAGTGGCCGCAGGTCATGTCGGGGACTTGAAATTCGATGCTCATGGTTGTTTCCTCAAGATCAGCGTTGGCGGATGCAGAATTTGACCCGCCATGACACCAGCTTAAACATTCCCATCATGTCAAGGTCAAGCGTAAAATTGCACCTTGACCTTCCCACTATGGGAAGGATGAAACTGCAAGCTCACCCCTCAACACGAGAATCGCCATGAGCGTTGCCAGCCCCTCGACCACCCAGTTGGAACTCGCCATTGAAGGCATGACGTGCGCGTCGTGCGTGAAGCGCGTGGAAAAGGCCTTGATCCATGTTCCGGGCGTGGCCCAGGCCCAGGTCAACCTGGCCACCGAGCGCGCGCTGGTGTCCTACGACCCGGATGCCGCCCAACCCCAAGCCCTGGTGGATGCCGTGGTCAAGATGGGCTACGAGGCCCGCCCCATTGCCGCGCAAGACGACCACGCCGAACGCCAGTCACAAGCGCGCGACGCCGAAGCGCAGCGCCTGCAACGGGCGTTCACCGTGGCGCTGGTGCTGACCTTGCCCGTGTTTGTGCTGGAAATGGGATCGCACCTGATTCCGGCCCTGCACCATTGGGTGCTGGGTACGGTTGGCCAGCAGAACAGTTGGCTGCTTCAATTCGTGCTGACCACCGCCGTCCTGGTCTGGCCCGGCCGCCAATTCTTC containing:
- a CDS encoding glutathione peroxidase, which gives rise to MLQNREGQRVPNVTFPVREDNTWKKVTTDDLFKNKTVVVFSLPGAFTPTCSSTHLPRYNELAPAFFAAGVDSIVCVSVNDTFVMNEWAKDQESANITLLPDGNGAFTEGMGMLVDKSDLGFGKRSWRYAMLVKDGVVQKMFIEPEKEGDPFEVSDADTMLAHIAPTAKKPDQVVVFSKPGCPFCVEAKALLDEKGYAPIEIPLENKVRGRVIGAVSGKGTAPQVFINGALIGGLEDLKAHFA
- a CDS encoding heavy-metal-associated domain-containing protein; this translates as MSIEFQVPDMTCGHCVKSITSAVSQAVPGATVAADVASHRVTVTGTDQADKVEAAIREAGYEPARV